One window from the genome of Musa acuminata AAA Group cultivar baxijiao chromosome BXJ1-4, Cavendish_Baxijiao_AAA, whole genome shotgun sequence encodes:
- the LOC135652747 gene encoding MDIS1-interacting receptor like kinase 2-like — MASQLHNWRLLSTTLLLLLLLSLHLVSVTASLGSQARTLLHWKSTLHGQQFLESWNLSSNPCNWTGVTCNLTHRGRPVITDMSLPNMSLEGPLDALNFSTLRSLVGLNLSYNQLDGVIPPTISALSNLVYLDLIGNRFTGKLPVEIGSMKALQFLYLNKNQLSGCVPPSLGNLTGLLHLHLRDNQLTGFIPQELGRLQKLMHLTLGKNQLSGFIPPSLGNLTNLYQLSLYQNHLSGFIPRELGNLLNLVQLGLFNNSLTGHIPFFMGRNQTKLEKLYLGVNELSGFIPPEIGNLNELTQLFLPDNQISGPIPSTFGNLTQLMGMDLHDNQLFGSIPPSLGNLRNLTDLSLFNNRLSGRLPAELNNITGLTSLLLSDNFFSGDLPSNICKGRTLQYLSLSNNSFRGQLPGTLKNCTGLIRVRLEQNQLTGDISQLLGVYPHLSYMDLRFNRLSGALPPDWGRWDNLTFLAISNNNITGAIPPEFGNLKELRELDLSSNYIQGEIPKSLGRLPHLYKLNLSCNRLGGEVRIEFGRMPDLEILDLSVNSLTGRIPSQIGICLKLRSLKLNGNKFGGGIPAEISSLEYLQDALDISHNSLTGEIPSQFSKFTMLQILNLSHNNLSGGLPSSLSAMISLLIIDVSYNELEGAVPESPVFRKAPAKWFVHNKGLCGVVKGLPPCLSYTARKDDGSKHHRAIISAIIASVVVLFILLVFLGAFSLFQKTKKHSMPSENNGNKEGMTFCVFNFDGRYAYKDIVAATEDFNEKYCIGSGAYGSVYRAELASGQMLAVKKIHLQEDETTSNEQSFQNEIHTLTQIRHRNIVKLYGFCSSARHKFLVYEYMERGSLGSLLRSEAAAAELDWVKRVNIVKDVARALSYMHHDCDQPIVHRDITTNNILLDSELKACVSDFGIARLLKPDSSNWSMLAGTYGYLAPELAYEMRVTTKCDVYSFGVVTLELLIGGHGEGLVSVLSLPSSPKNTLVKYVLDQRPSLPTTEVADEVAAVLRLALCCVEHDPESRPTMKQVFGTLSTVNTLPSLPSLDVLKLSDLMNAKI, encoded by the exons ATGGCATCCCAGCTGCACAACTGGCGGCTCCTCTCCACCActctcctcctcctgctgctgctcTCTCTTCATCTTGTCTCGGTGACAGCTTCACTCGGGTCACAAGCGAGAACCCTACTCCACTGGAAGTCCACCCTTCACGGCCAGCAATTCCTTGAATCCTGGAATCTCAGCTCTAATCCGTGCAATTGGACTGGAGTTACGTGCAACCTTACGCACAGAGGACGCCCTGTCATCACCGACATGTCCCTGCCGAACATGAGCTTAGAAGGGCCACTCGATGCTCTCAACTTCTCAACGCTGAGATCACTCGTCGGTCTCAACCTCTCCTACAACCAGCTCGACGGCGTCATTCCTCCGACCATCTCGGCTCTCTCCAACCTTGTATATCTTGATCTCATAGGCAACCGGTTCACGGGCAAACTCCCGGTCGAAATAGGCTCCATGAAGGCGCTCCAGTTCCTATATCTCAATAAGAATCAGTTAAGTGGTTGTGTCCCTCCATCCTTGGGCAATCTTACCGGGCTTCTGCACTTGCACCTGCGAGATAATCAACTTACAGGTTTCATACCTCAGGAGCTTGGAAGACTTCAGAAGTTGATGCATCTTACACTTGGGAAGAACCAACTATCTGGCTTCATCCCTCCCAGTTTAGGGAACTTGACGAACCTATACCAGTTGTCTCTCTATCAAAATCATCTCTCGGGATTCATCCCCAGAGAATTGGGAAATCTATTAAACCTTGTGCAACTTGGGCTCTTCAATAATAGTCTAACAGGTCATATCCCTTTCTTTATGGGAAGAAATCAAACTAAATTAGAGAAACTTTATCTTGGGGTTAATGAATTGTCAGGCTTTATCCCTCCGGAAATAGGAAATCTAAATGAGTTAACCCAACTTTTTCTGCCCGACAACCAAATCTCCGGGCCGATACCATCCACTTTCGGAAACCTGACCCAGCTCATGGGTATGGATCTCCATGACAACCAGCTTTTCGGTTCAATTCCTCCATCCCTCGGTAACTTAAGGAACCTCACTGACCTAAGCTTGTTCAATAATCGGTTGTCTGGTCGATTGCCTGCCGAGTTAAACAACATCACAGGTTTGACATCGCTTCTTTTGTCAGACAACTTCTTCTCCGGTGACTTGCCTTCAAACATATGCAAAGGAAGAACCCTACAGTATCTCTCACTGAGCAACAACAGCTTCAGAGGTCAACTTCCCGGGACCTTAAAGAACTGTACGGGATTGATCAGAGTCCGTCTCGAGCAAAACCAACTCACCGGGGATATATCACAACTTCTTGGAGTGTAtccacatctttcttatatggaTTTAAGATTCAATAGGCTGTCAGGTGCACTCCCACCGGACTGGGGAAGATGGGACAATCTCACATTCCTGGCAATCTCAAATAACAACATCACCGGAGCCATTCCACCAGAATTCGGCAATCTAAAAGAACTACGAGAACTGGACCTTTCTTCCAACTACATACAGGGGGAGATTCCAAAGAGCTTGGGCAGGTTACCTCATCTCTACAAGCTGAACCTGAGCTGCAATCGACTCGGCGGAGAGGTACGAATAGAGTTTGGAAGGATGCCCGACCTTGAAATCCTTGATCTATCAGTTAACAGCTTGACAGGAAGAATACCGTCTCAAATAGGCATTTGTCTCAAGCTCCGCTCCCTGAAGCTTAATGGCAACAAGTTCGGCGGAGGAATTCCTGCAGAGATCAGCAGCCTGGAGTACCTTCAAGACGCATTGGACATCAGCCACAACTCACTAACGGGTGAGATACCCTCACAGTTCAGCAAATTTACGATGCTGCAAATTCTGAATCTTTCACATAATAATTTGTCCGGTGGTCTTCCATCTTCACTAAGTGCTATGATCAGCTTATTAATCATTGACGTATCATATAATGAATTGGAGGGGGCTGTGCCTGAGAGCCCAGTCTTCCGGAAAGCTCCGGCGAAGTGGTTTGTCCACAACAAAGGTTTGTGTGGGGTCGTCAAAGGCCTGCCTCCATGTCTTTCTTATACTGCAAGGAAAGATGATGGAAGCAAGCACCACAGAGCAATTATCTCAGCTATCATTGCTTCCGTGGTCGTcttattcatcttacttgtttttcTGGGAGCGTTTTCACTGTTccagaagaccaagaaacattcCATGCCTTCCGAAAATAATGGCAACAAAGAAGGCATGACATTCTGTGTATTTAACTTTGATGGAAGATATGCATACAAGGATATCGTTGCAGCCACGGAGGATTTTAATGAAAAATACTGTATCGGAAGTGGTGCATATGGCAGCGTTTACAGAGCAGAATTAGCAAGCGGGCAGATGCTAGCAGTGAAGAAAATTCATCTGCAGGAAGACGAAACTACATCGAATGAGCAATCCTTTCAAAACGAGATACATACTCTTACTCAAATTCGACATCGAAATATCGTCAAGCTCTACGGATTCTGCTCCTCTGCTCGACACAAGtttctggtgtacgagtacatggagaGAGGAAGTTTGGGATCCCTCCTCAGAAGCGAAGCAGCAGCTGCCGAACTGGACTGGGTGAAGAGGGTGAACATTGTCAAAGATGTGGCTCGTGCTCTGTCCTACATGCATCATGATTGCGATCAGCCCATTGTTCATCGAGATATAACCACCAACAATATTCTGCTCGATTCAGAACTCAAGGCTTGTGTTTCTGACTTCGGTATTGCTCGACTCCTGAAGCCAGATTCATCAAATTGGAGCATGCTTGCCGGCACATATGGTTACTTGGCACCGG AGCTTGCTTATGAGATGAGAGTGACCACCAAATGCGATGTTTACAGTTTCGGAGTGGTCACGCTTGAGTTGCTAATAGGAGGACATGGGGAAGGACTCGTTTCCGTTCTGTCATTGCCTTCGTCGCCGAAAAACACGCTTGTGAAATATGTATTAGACCAGCGTCCATCACTCCCTACGACGGAGGTTGCAGACGAGGTAGCTGCAGTTTTGAGGTTGGCACTTTGCTGCGTGGAACATGACCCAGAGTCACGCCCAACAATGAAGCAGGTCTTTGGAACCCTATCGACTGTCAACACACTGCCGAGTCTCCCTTCTCTCGATGTGCTCAAGCTTTCTGACTTGATGAATGCTAAAATATGA
- the LOC135672511 gene encoding MDIS1-interacting receptor like kinase 2-like has translation MACKLRRSSLSTTLLLLVFLSPFVVLVRAASVLGSQGRALLHWKSTLRSPQLLASWNVDSSPCNWTGVACNTARNGRLVISEIQLPNMSLAGPLDALNFSAFRSLANLNLSYNQLNGNIPPTISALSNLVSLDLTANRFTGRIPVEIGSMKALQFLNISENQISGPIPPSLSNLSRLTEMQLEINNISGVIPEELGRLRKLTYLALWTNQLSGSIPPSLGNLTNLNMLDLSQNQLSGFIPRELGNLINLVHFSLANNSLTGPIPSSVGNQSKLEILVLWMNELSGSMPPEIGKLHQLTTLALQINQLSGQIPPSLGNSRNLIDLRLYDNQLSGPLPPEMNNITGLATFQLRNNNFSGYLPPAICKGGALWFLSLGNNSFQGPIPATLKNCTSLKNVRLHHNQLTGDVSEHLGVYPNLWYLDLSFNRLSGAISSDWGRWHNLESLRISNNNITGVVPSELGQLSKLEELDLSSNYFQGEIPRSLGNLAHLYNFNLSNNQLIGEIPAELGRMSNLELLDLSRNGLTGTIPYQIGNCMNLQLLKLNNNNLSGSIPFEIGNLVCLQYALDISHNSLTGDIPTQFGKLLMLQNLNLSHNGLTGNLPSTFRDMRSMFIIDVSYNELEGPVPDNKHFQEAPVEWFVHNKGLCGVVKGLPPCASSTANEHHGRKHHTVIFLSIVASMVVLLLLLAFVGIALPFQKTKKHTVQAVNNPIKQGTFSVLNFDGKVAYKDIIEATEDFDEKYLIGTGAYGSVYRA, from the coding sequence ATGGCATGTAAACTACGCAGAAGTTCTCTCTCCACCACACTACTCCTACTagtttttctctctccttttgttGTTCTTGTAAGAGCAGCTTCAGTGCTGGGGTCCCAAGGGAGAGCTCTACTCCATTGGAAGTCCACACTCCGAAGTCCGCAGTTGCTCGCGTCCTGGAACGTCGACTCCAGTCCATGCAATTGGACTGGGGTTGCATGCAACACCGCACGCAATGGGCGCTTGGTCATCTCCGAGATACAGCTGCCAAATATGAGCTTAGCAGGGCCACTCGATGCTCTTAATTTCTCGGCGTTCCGATCGCTTGCCAATCTCAACCTCAGCTACAACCAGCTGAACGGGAACATTCCCCCTACCATTTCGGCTCTCTCCAACCTCGTATCTCTTGATCTGACTGCCAACAGGTTCACTGGAAGAATTCCTGTAGAGATTGGTTCCATGAAGGCGCTTCAGTTCCTAAATATTAGCGAGAATCAGATAAGTGGTCCTATACCTCCGTCTCTGAGCAACCTTAGTAGGCTTACAGAAATGCaactagaaataaataatatttcgGGTGTCATCCCGGAGGAGTTGGGGAGACTTAGAAAGTTGACCTACCTTGCTCTCTGGACAAACCAACTCAGCGGTTCCATCCCTCCTAGTTTAGGAAACTTGACAAACCTCAACATGTTGGACCTCTCTCAAAATCAATTATCGGGATTCATTCCTAGAGAACTAGGAAACCTAATAAACCTAGTGCACTTCTCGCTCGCTAATAATAGCCTAACAGGTCCCATCCCTTCATCGGTGGGAAATCAGAGCAAGTTGGAGATCCTTGTCCTTTGGATGAATGAATTGTCAGGTTCTATGCCTCCAGAAATTGGAAAGCTGCACCAACTCACTACCTTGGCTCTCCAAATTAACCAGCTCTCGGGCCAAATCCCACCATCACTTGGTAACTCAAGGAACCTCATCGATCTACGCTTATACGATAACCAATTGTCTGGTCCTTTGCCTCCGGAGATGAACAACATTACAGGTCTGGCTACTTTTCAATTGAGAAATAATAACTTTTCTGGTTATTTGCCTCCAGCGATATGCAAAGGAGGAGCCCTATGGTTCCTCTCTCTGGGCAACAACAGCTTCCAAGGTCCCATTCCCGCAACATTGAAGAATTGTACGAGCCTCAAGAATGTTCGTCTGCATCATAATCAACTGACCGGGGATGTATCTGAACACCTTGGGGTATATCCCAATCTTTGGTATTTGGATTTAAGCTTCAATAGATTGTCGGGTGCAATCTCATCAGACTGGGGAAGATGGCACAATCTGGAGTCATTAAGAATCTCAAATAACAATATCACCGGAGTTGTACCATCAGAACTTGGACAGCTATCAAAGCTGGAAGAACTGGACCTTTCTTCAAACTACTTCCAAGGAGAGATCCCGAGGAGCTTGGGCAACCTGGCTCATCTTTATAACTTCAACCTGAGCAACAATCAACTTATTGGAGAGATACCAGCAGAGCTGGGAAGGATGTCCAACCTTGAACTTCTTGATCTGTCGAGAAACGGCTTGACAGGAACGATACCATATCAGATAGGAAATTGCATGAACCTCCAATTGCTGAAGCTTAACAACAACAACCTCAGCGGAAGCATTCCTTTTGAGATAGGCAATCTGGTGTGCCTTCAATACGCACTCGACATCAGCCATAACTCATTGACAGGGGACATACCAACGCAATTCGGTAAATTGTTGATGTTGCAAAATTTGAATCTATCACACAATGGCTTGACGGGTAATCTTCCATCAACTTTTAGGGATATGCGTAGCATGTTCATCATCGATGTCTCATACAATGAATTGGAGGGTCCAGTTCCCGATAACAAGCATTTCCAGGAAGCTCCAGTAGAGTGGTTTGTCCACAACAAAGGTTTGTGTGGGGTTGTCAAAGGTTTGCCTCCATGTGCTTCATCTACTGCAAATGAACACCACGGAAGGAAGCATCACACAGTTATTTTCTTATCTATTGTTGCATCTATGGTCGTCTTACTTCTCTTGCTTGCGTTCGTCGGAATTGCTTTGCCATTCCAGAAGACGAAGAAACACACAGTGCAAGCTGTCAATAATCCCATCAAACAGGGTACATTCTCTGTTTTGAATTTTGATGGAAAAGTTGCATACAAGGATATCATCGAAGCAACAGAAGATTTCGATGAGAAGTACTTGATCGGAACCGGTGCATATGGCAGTGTTTATAGAGCATAA